The following proteins are co-located in the Mus caroli chromosome 7, CAROLI_EIJ_v1.1, whole genome shotgun sequence genome:
- the LOC110297567 gene encoding olfactory receptor 472, which produces MEAENHTTVAELIILGLTEDPKLCIVFFVIFLGVYIITLVGNISIITLIRISSQLHTPMYLFLSHLAFVDIVFSTSVSVIMLMELLRHGLVLPVATCAAQLCMTVSFGSSECFLLAAMAYDRYVAICSPLLYSTLMSSRVCFLLLGISYVGGFMNGWTFTGCVLSLSFCGPTQINHFFCDFSPLLKVSCSDVSIIGIIPSISSGSIIVVTVFVIAVSYIYILITILKMRSTEGRRKAFSTCTSHLTAVTLFYGTITVIYVMPKSSYSTEQNKVISLFYTVVIPMLNPLIYSLRNRDVKDALRKAIVRVYS; this is translated from the coding sequence ATGGAGGCTGAAAATCATACCACGGTAGCAGAGCTAATCATCTTGGGACTAACAGAGGACCCTAAGCTGTGTATAGTCTTTTTTGTGATATTTCTAGGAGTATACATTATCACTTTAGTAGGCAATATCAGTATCATCACATTGATAAGAATTTCCTCCCAgctgcacacacccatgtatcTATTCCTCAGCCACCTGGCTTTTGTAGATATTGTATTTTCAACCTCAGTCTCAGTTATAATGCTTATGGAGCTTCTTCGACATGGGCTGGTTCTACCTGTGGCTACTTGTGCAGCTCAGCTCTGTATGACAGTGTCATTTGGGTCATCTGAGTGCTTCCTACTGGCTGccatggcctatgatcgctatgtaGCAATCTGTTCACCTCTCCTCTATTCAACACTCATGTCCTCTAGAGTCTGTTTTCTATTGTTGGGAATATCCTATGTTGGTGGCTTCATGAATGGTTGGACATTTACTGGTTGTGTGTTAAGTCTTTCCTTCTGTGGACCAACTCAGATaaatcactttttctgtgactTCTCCCCTTTGCTGAAAGTGTCCTGCTCAGATGTTTCTATTATTGGAATCATCCCCTCTATCTCTTCTGGCTCCATTATTGTGGTGACAGTTTTTGTCATAGCTGTCTCCTACATCTACATACTTATCACCATCCTGAAGATGCGCTCCACTGAAGGCCGACGcaaggccttctccacctgcacctcccacctcactgcagtCACTCTCTTCTATGGGACCATTACTGTCATTTATGTGATGCCTAAGTCAAGCTACTCTACTGAACAGAACAAGGTGATCTCTTTATTCTACACAGTGGTGATTCCTATGTTGAATCCTCTCATCTATAGTCTGAGAAACAGAGATGTAAAGGATGCTCTGAGGAAAGCAATTGTCAGAGTATATTCATAG
- the LOC110297569 gene encoding olfactory receptor 473: MEAENHTTVAELIILGLTEDPKLCIVFFVIFLGVYIVTLVGNISIITLIRISSQLHTPMYLFLSHLASVDILYSTSVSVIMLMELLGHGLALPVAACAAQLCITVSFGSAECFLLAAMAYDRYVAICSPLLYSTLMSPRVCFLLLGMSYVGGCMNGWTFTGCLLSLSFCGPNQIDHFFCDFSPLLKLSCSDISIIGIIPSISSGSIIVVTVLVIAVSYIYILITILNMRSTEGRHKAFSTCTSHLTAVTLYYGTITFIYVMPKSNYSTEQNKVLSVFYTVVIPMLNPLIYSLRNRDVKDALRKATVRVYS, translated from the coding sequence ATGGAGGCTGAAAACCATACCACGGTGGCAGAGCTAATCATCTTGGGACTAACAGAGGACCCTAAGCTGTGTATAGTCTTTTTTGTGATATTTCTAGGAGTATACATTGTCACTTTAGTAGGCAATATCAGCATCATCACGTTGATAAGAATTTCCTCCCAgctgcacacacccatgtacctATTTCTCAGTCACCTGGCTTCTGTAGACATTTTATATTCAACCTCGGTCTCTGTTATAATGCTTATGGAGCTCCTTGGACATGGGCTAGCCTTACCTGTAGCTGCCTGTGCAGCTCAGCTCTGTATCACAGTGTCATTTGGGTCAGCTGAGTGCTTCCTATTGGCTGccatggcctatgatcgctatgtaGCAATCTGTTCACCTCTCCTGTATTCGACACTCATGTCCCCTAGAGTCTGTTTTCTATTGTTGGGAATGTCCTATGTTGGTGGCTGCATGAATGGTTGGACATTTACTGGTTGTTTGTTAAGTTTGTCCTTTTGTGGACCAAATCAGATAGATCACTTTTTCTGTGACTTCTCCCCTTTGCTGAAACTTTCCTGCTCAGATATCTCCATTATTGGAATCATCCCGTCTATCTCTTCTGGCTCCATTATTGTGGTGACAGTTCTTGTCATAGCTGTCTCCTACATCTACATTCTTATTACCATCCTGAATATGCGCTCCACTGAGGGTCGCCACAAGGCTTTCTCCACCTGCACCTCTCACCTCACTGCAGTCACTCTCTACTATGGAACCATTACCTTCATTTATGTGATGCCCAAGTCGAACTACTCTACTGAACAGAACAAGGTGCTTTCTGTATTCTACACAGTGGTGATTCCTATGCTGAATCCTCTCATCTATAGCCTGAGGAACAGAGATGTAAAGGATGCTCTGAGGAAAGCTACTGTCAGAGTATATTCATAG